The Coccidioides posadasii str. Silveira chromosome 3, complete sequence genome contains a region encoding:
- the RPS4 gene encoding 40S ribosomal protein eS4 (EggNog:ENOG410PFCX~COG:J~BUSCO:11341at33183), with translation MGRGPKKHQKRLSAPSHWLLDKLSGAYAPRPSPGPHKLRDCLPLIVFIRNRLKYALNGRETNAILMQRLVKVDGKVRTDATYPAGFMDVISIEKTGENFRLIYDTKGRFTVHRISGEEAEYKLGKVKRVQLGKGGIPFLVTHDARTIRYPDPAIKVNDTVKIDIATGKITDFIKFDTGVICMATGGRNMGRVGVITHRERHEGGFGIVHIKDAIDNTFATRESNVFVIGHEKPWVSLPKGKGVKLSIAEERDRRRAMALAGR, from the exons ATGGGCCGTGGACC AAAGAAGCACCAGAAGCGCTTGAGCGCACCCTCGCACTGGCTCTTGGACAAATTGTCTGGTGCCTATGCCCCTCGCCCATCCCCTGGTCCTCACAAGCTACGAGACTGCTTGCCTCTCATCGTCTTCATCCGTAACAG GTTGAAGTACGCCCTCAACGGACGTGAGACCAATGCCATCCTCATGCAGCGCCTCGTCAAGGTCGACGGCAAGGTCCGCACCGATGCCACCTACCCAGCTGGCTTCATGGACGTCATCAGCATCGAGAAGACCGGGGAGAACTTCCGTCTTATCTATGACACCAAGGGCCGTTTCACTGTCCACCGCATCTCCGGCGAGGAGGCCGAATACAAGTTGGGCAAAGTCAAGCGTGTCCAGTTGGGCAAGGGCGGAATCCCATTCTTGGTTACGCACGATGCGAGAAC GATCCGTTACCCTGACCCAGCCATCAAGGTCAACGACACCGTGAAGATCGACATTGCTACTGGCAAGATCACCGACTTCATCAAGTTCGATACTGGTGTTATCTGCATGGCCACTGGCGGTCGTAACATGGGTCGTGTTGGTGTCATCACTCACCGTGAGCGCCACGAGGGTGGTTTCGGTATCGTCCACATCAAGGATGCTATTGACAACACCTTCGCTACTCGTGAATCCAACGTCTTCGTCATTGGCCATGAAAAGCCCTGGGTCAGTCTTCCTAAGGGCAAGGGTGTCAAG CTCTCCATTGCTGAAGAGAGAGATCGTCGCCGTGCCATGGCTCTTGCTGGCCGCTAA
- a CDS encoding uncharacterized protein (EggNog:ENOG410PU94~BUSCO:7146at33183) — MAHHRTEEDFAPDLQNPPLDFNHSSIQGQDFLVSATSQQSSTVPRVLHEAVYTPVASPQPLKLVALFNTELTPPRFHVTYRWWEEEALPILWAFNIGDIKRLLQFRLYDDDDFPRRILQNRNTATLTEFVASLFPPGQPGLLDLAHHEKVDEIIRLCQKIIFPIPWNWFPNYLNGVNPVTIALEINTESVLQFKAISFEDWVRFALGYPTMSIVWFVEQHRELYNLLSAHLDRHPEKECIYVDVEKVSCLKDRGLASENTIPNHRVAKFLIEPIQALFKSRPRPFVKFLKKLSVLSIRFSRKYHEDVDINWATPFDAEIPHLDDFLASSPAPTLARRLTFSDERGFTGLSTLSFGEENGQLQTLVDNWHLLSMSVEECCTAFVEMLHYFKECVKALLNMRNYYSATAMLHGLQEAQPRPFDSPLSSSHIDSLDSLFNLLDSTDNYAAYRRTMGEQPGLPFLHPHIAEYHTKGQGAIAGLFPLSL; from the exons ATGGCACACCATCGCACGGAAGAGGACTTTGCTCCTGACTTACAGAACCCACCTTTGGATTTCAACCATAGCTCGATTCAAGGTCAAGACTTCCTTGTGTCGGCCACATCCCAACAGTCTAGTACCGTCCCTCGTGTATTGCATGAAGCCGTCTACACGCCTGTAGCAAGTCCCCAGCCGCTGAAGCTGGTGGCTCTATTTAACACAGAACTTACACCGCCCCGGTTCCATGTTACTTATCGGTGGTGGGAAGAGGAGGCCTTACCCATCCTTTGGGCATTCAATATCGGCGATATCAAACGACTACTCCAATTTCGTCTATACGATGACGACGATTTCCCGAGAAGAATCTTGCAAAATAGAAACACTGCCACTTTAACGGAATTCGTTGCGTCTTTGTTCCCTCCAGGACAGCCGGGCCTTCTTGACCTTGCTCACCACGAGAAGGTCGATGAGATAATCCGTTTGTGCCAGAAAATCATTTTTCCAATCCCATGGAACTGGTTTCCCAATTATCTGAACGGTGTCAACCCTGTTACTATTGCCCTGGAAATCAATACAGAGAGTGTTCTACAGTTCAAAGCAATTTCTTTCGAGGACTGGGTGCGTTTTGCTCTTGGATACCCTACGATGTCTATCGTATGGTTCGTAGAGCAGCATCGAGAATTATATAATCTCCTTTCCGCCCATCTTGATAGGCATCCTGAGAAGGAGTGCATATATGTTGATGTGGAAAAGGTTAGT TGTTTGAAAGATAGGGGGCTTGCAAGTGAAAATACGATTCCGAACCACCGCGTGGCCAAATTCCTCATTGAACCGATACAAGCTCTGTTTAAGTCTCGTCCCAGGCCATTCGTCAAATTTCTTAAGAAGCTCTCGGTTCTTTCAATCCGTTTCTCTCGCAAATATCACGAAGACGTGGATATTAACTGGGCTACTCCTTTCGATGCGGAAATCCCCCATTTGGACGATTTTCTTGCATCAAGCCCTGCCCCGACACTAGCGAGAAGACTCACTTTCTCTGATGAGCGCGGATTTACTGGACTTTCGACCCTAAGTTTTGGTGAAGAAAACGGCCAACTACAAACTCTGGTTGATAATTGGCATTTACTTTCGATGTCAGTTGAAGAATGTTGTACGGCTTTTGTCGAAATGCTCCATTACTTCAAGGAGTGTGTAAAG GCACTACTTAATATGAGAAACTATTATTCGGCTACGGCAATGCTCCATGGCCTTCAAGAAGCGCAACCTCGGCCATTTGATTCGCCACTAAGTTCCTCCCATATTGATTCGCTGGATTCTCTCTTCAACCTCTTAGACTCTACCGACAACTACGCAGCATATAGGCGAACTATGGGGGAGCAACCCGGTCTCCCATTCTTGCATCCTCATATCGCGGAATATCATACCAAGGGGCAGGGAGCTATTGCTGGCCTGTTTCCATTGTCCTTGTAG
- a CDS encoding uncharacterized protein (EggNog:ENOG410PHPF~COG:E~BUSCO:9061at33183) yields MASVPKKKCGVLGATGSVGQRFVLLLADHPFLELHAVGASFRSAGKLYKDAVRWKQAKPISEKIANLLVRDCRSEHFKDCDLVFSGLDSDIAGEIEMEFIKADLPVFSNAKNYRRDPAVPLVVPTVNTSHLDLIPYQRKHYNLNKGFLVCNSNCAVIGIVIPFAALQAKFGPVEEVEVFTEQAISGAGYPGVPSMDIVDNVIPFISGEEDKLETEAQKILGTLNADATAFVEQEGLRVAATCTRVGVTDGHMAFVSLRFKNRPPPSAEQVAQAMREYQSEAQKLGCYSAPPQAIKVFDEPDRPQPRLDRDLSGGYTVSVGRIREGQKGGYFDIRFAALSHNTVIGAAGSSILNAEAAVIKGYL; encoded by the exons ATGGCCTCAGTTCCTAAGAAAAAGTGCG GCGTCCTAGGAGCCACTGGCTCAGTCGGCCAACGCTTCGTCTTGCTCCTTGCTGACCACCCTTTCCTGGAATTACACGCTGTTGGAGCATCATTTCGCTCCGCTGGCAAGCTCTACAAGGATGCCGTGAGATGGAAGCAGGCAAAGCCCATCTCCGAAAAGATCGCCAACTTGCTTGTACGGGATTGCAGGTCGGAGCATTTCAAAGACTGCGATCTTGTGTTCTCGGGCTTAGATAGTGATATCGCTGGAGAAATAG AGATGGAATTTATCAAGGCAGATCTTCCTGTGTTCTCGAACGCGAAGAACTATAGACGCGACCCAGCAGTCCCGTTGGTCGTCCCGACCGTCAATACTTCGCATCTTGACCTTATCCCTTACCAGAGGAAGCATTACAACCTCAACAAGGGTTTCCTAGTGTGCAATTCCAACTGTGCTGTCATTGGCATAGTCATTCCATTCGCTGCTCTCCAAGCCAAGTTCGGCCCTGTCGAAGAAGTTGAGGTTTTTACAGAACAAGCGATCTCTGGTGCTGGATATCCAGGTGTCCCGAGCATGGATATAGTGGATAACGTCATTCCTTTCATTTCAGGAGAGGAGGATAAGTTAGAAACCGAGGCCCAAAAGATCCTTGGTACATTAAATGCGGACGCCACAGCCTTCGTTGAGCAGGAAGGCCTCAGGGTTGCCGCAACGTGCACTCGAGTCGGGGTTACAGATGGACATATGGCATTTGTCTCTCTAAGGTTCAAGAACCGCCCTCCTCCCAGTGCGGAACAGGTTGCCCAAGCGATGAGAGAATACCAATCCGAGGCTCAGAAACTGGGTTGTTACTCCGCTCCGCCACAGGCCATCAAGGTCTTTGATGAACCTGACCGACCACAGCCCAGGCTTGACCGAGATCTGTCTGGCGGCTATACGGTGAGCGTTGGCCGTATCCGAGAAGGCCAAAAAGGTGGATATTTTGATATTAGGTTTGCGGCTCTGAGCCACAACACTGTCATCGGCGCAGCGGGATCGTCGATCCTCAACGCGGAAGCTGCTGTGATCAAGGGCTATTTgtaa
- a CDS encoding uncharacterized protein (CAZy:AA4~EggNog:ENOG410PGHW~COG:C), with amino-acid sequence MKAFSRAAAQFSRRGVNVAPRQQGLPVQATRRRWNSSATHTQNASKSSTSTSWKTSQIVVAAAAAIASGYVFGKYYSESQQTVIANDLKYGTLEEMEKAIAELREILGEEAISTDDEVLHLHGYSEWSTVNSDRLPVAVAYPKDTEQVSKIAQVCHKYRVPMVPYSGGSSLEGNFSAPHGGISIDFLHMDKIIELHEDDLDVVVQPSMQWVQLNEEIKDTGLFFPIDPGPPARIGGMVGTNCSGTNAVRYGTMKDWVINLTVVLADGRIIKTRHRPRKSSAGYNLTGMFVGSEGTLGIVTEITLKLAVIPEQTRVGVATFDSIRDAASAAMRVMRRGVPIQCMEILDEVQMSIINRAGGTNRVWKECPTLFFKFSGTKSGVSESISITKGIAKQSGGTSFEFARNGKEGRDLWSARKESLWSMLALREDGSSDVWSTDVAVPLSRLPDIIGQSPKIHSLS; translated from the exons ATGAAAGCTTTTAGTCGAGCTGCCGCCCAATTTTCACGGCGCGGTGTCAACGTTGCACCCCGTCAGCAAGGTCTTCCTGTTCAGGCCACCCGACGGAGATGGAATAGCAGCGCTACACACACCCAAAATGCATCCAAGTCTTCAACGTCAACTTCCTGGAAAACAAGTCAGATAGTAGTggccgctgctgctgctatCGCCTCGGGCTATGTCTTTGGCAAGTACTACTCCGAGTCTCAGCAGACCGTAATTGCGAATGATCTAAAGTACGGGACACTCGAAGAAATGGAGAAG GCAATTGCTGAGCTGAGAGAAATCCTTGGGGAGGAGGCGATCAGTACAGACGATGAAGTCTTGCATTTACATGGATATTCGGAGTGGTCGACGGTTAACAGCGACCGATTGCCTGTCGCCGTGGCCTATCCCAAAGACACGGAACAGGTTTCCAAGATTGCACAAGTATGCCACAAATATCGGGTGCCAATGGTCCCATACTCCGGTGGTTCTAGTTTGGAGGGAAATTTTTCAGCCCCGCACGGAGGGATAAGCATCGACTTTTTGCATATGGACAAGATCATCGAGCTGCATGAAGATGATTTGGACGTCGTCGTTCAGCCATCGATGCAATGGGTTCAGCTCAATGAAGAGATTAAAGATACAGGACTATTCTTTCCCATCGATCCGGGACCACCAGCTAGGATCGGAGGCATGGTTGGGACGAATTGCAGTGGTACCAACGCTGTGCGCTACGGAACCATGAAAGATTGGGTTATTAATTTGACCGTTGTCCTTGCAGATGGCCGAATTATCAAAACAAGACATCGGCCACGGAAGAGCTCTGCTGGCTATAACTTGACTGGCATGTTTGTAGGTTCAGAGGGTACGCTTGGAATTGTTACCGAAATCACTCTAAAACTGGCCGTCATACCCGAGCAGACTAGAGTGGGTGTGGCTACATTTGATAGCATCCGGGACGCTGCAAGCGCGGCGATGCGTGTCATGCGGAGGGGAGTTCCCATCCAATGCATGGAAATCCTTGATGAAGTCCAGATGAGCATTATCAACAGAGCAGGTGGCACAAACCGGGTATGGAAAGAATGCCCAACATTATTCTTTAAATTCTCTGGCACGAAGTCTGGCGTCTCTGAAAGCATAAGCATCACAAAAGGCATTGCAAAACAGAGTGGAGGCACCTCCTTTGAATTCGCCAGGAACGGCAAGGAAGGTCGTGATTTATGGTCTGCGCGAAAAGAGTCACTCTGGAGCATGCTCGCCTTGAGAGAGGATGGTTCGAGCGATGTCTGGTCCACAGATGTTGCAGTGCCCCTTTCCAGATTACCAGATATTATCGGTCAGTCTCCGAAAATTCATAGCTTATCCTAG
- a CDS encoding uncharacterized protein (EggNog:ENOG410PGHW~COG:C) has protein sequence MYACVLGHVGDGNFHASIMYDRKNPEQRAKVEKVVYDMVDRAIEMEGSCTGEHGVGMGKMSSLIKELGPETIDVMRSVKRALDPHWLLNPGKIFDAKRK, from the exons ATGTATGCTTGCGTCCTTGGCCACGTCGGTGATGGAAACTTCCACGCAAGCATCATGTACGATAGAAAGAATCCGGAGCAGCGTGCGAAAGTCGAAAAAGTTGTTTACGACATGGTTGATCGCGCTATTGAGATGGAAGGGTCCTGCACG GGAGAGCACGGTGTAGGGATGGGCAAAATGTCGTCTCTGATCAAGGAGCTGGGTCCGGAAACCATCGATGTGATGCGAAGTGTTAAGCGGGCTCTCGACCCGCACTGGCTTCTCAACCCTGGAAAAATCTTCGATGCGAAAAGAAAGTAA